One Archangium violaceum genomic window, CAGCCAAACTCATCCTGGAGCCTATCTTCGAAGCTGACCTGGATGATGCGGCGTACGGGTATCGCCCCGAGCGCATCGGCGTGCAGGCGGTGCGGAAGGTCCATCAGGAGCTGGGCAGAGGGAGGACCGAGGTCGTCGATGCGGAGCTCTCGAAGTACTTCGACACGATTCCCCACGCCGAGTTGATGAAGTGCGTGGCGAGGAGGGTGTCGGATAAGGCGGTGCTGCATCTGGTGAAGATGTGGCTGAAGGTGCCAATCGAAGAGAGAGACGAACTGGGGCGGCCGAGGTACAGCGGAGGCAAGAGGTCCAAGCAGGAGACGCCGCAGGGAGGTGTGATTTCGCCGCTGCTGGCGAACATCTACATCAACCGGCTGCTGAAGGCCTTTGCGAGGAGCGACCTGATGAAGCGGAGCGGAGCGGTGCTTGTCAACTACGCGGATGACTTCGTCGTGCTGAGTAGCAGAGGCGCGGCGCAGGCCCTGGCGCAGGTAAGGGGATGGTTGGAGGGGATGAAGCTGAAGTTGAATGAGCCCACCATATTCGCGACGACTGGCTCAAGACATGCATGAAGGCTGAGGTCGAGCGCGTTGGGTTGAGTTATCGGGCACAAGGCAGAGGAAGCCCGCCCCGGGGCAGCGGGTAGCAAGCAGGAGGAGATGGAGAGGGGAGTGGGGAGAGTGCGACACGTGAGCTGCAATTGACTCCAGGCAGCTACGTGATTTGCGCTGTGCTCAGCGAGCCCAGCTTCGTCCACAGCTTCTGCCAGAGGCTGGCCGACTCCCGGCCAATGACCAGCACCACTCTTCTGGCGTGTAACAGCACCCGCGCGGCTACTTTGAGCACCCGCTCGCGCACACGGAGCAGCCCCAGCCCTCGCCCGTGGCCTGCTCCATCAGCACGCGCGCGGCGTGCACCAGGTTGTAGGCCAGGGCATTGAGCAACAGGCGTACCTCGTTGTTGGCGAAGGCGTCGATGGACACCGCGCGCTGGACGGGCGGCTGCCCCCGGTACTTGGACTTGGGCCGTCTGGCCGAGGAGAGCGCCGGGGCCAGCACGTCCATGAGCTCTCCGAAGTGGCCCTCCGCCGTGCCGCGTTGGCGGTAGTGCTCCAGCAGCGCCTCGGCCGGCATCTGCTCCTTGCTCCAGCTCGTCACCAGCCAGAAGGCGTGCGGGAAGAGCTCGTCCTTCCTCTCCAGCACTACCAACACCACGCGCCGCGCACGGCTCCAGCCCTGCGCCTGGTACTCCCATTCGTACAGGTGGGTGCCCGGCTCCCCTGCGGCACTCCCGAATTCATGAAGCGCGGCAGCGCCGCCTCCCGCTGCAACACGCTGGTGTTGCGCACGCGCGCCACGTAGGGCGTGCCTCGCTCCTCCAGCTTCGCCAGCAGCTTCTCCTCGGGAAAGCCCGCGTCGAAGCGCACCGCCGCCACCTCACACACCTCCTTCTCCACTCGCCCCAGCAACTCGTCGATGAATTCCAGCGCTCCATTGGCGCTGTGCACGTTTCCCTCGCGCAACCTCACGTCCAGCAGGTCTCCCGTCTCGGCCAGACTGGCGACAATCGGGTGGTAC contains:
- a CDS encoding reverse transcriptase domain-containing protein, encoding MLIPKPGGGERPLGIPTIKDRVTQTAAKLILEPIFEADLDDAAYGYRPERIGVQAVRKVHQELGRGRTEVVDAELSKYFDTIPHAELMKCVARRVSDKAVLHLVKMWLKVPIEERDELGRPRYSGGKRSKQETPQGGVISPLLANIYINRLLKAFARSDLMKRSGAVLVNYADDFVVLSSRGAAQALAQVRGWLEGMKLKLNEPTIFATTGSRHA
- a CDS encoding transposase translates to MADGAEAEAQQPKGQKLKQVTVDVDGLPVEVHGHQEGSAYNGHYGVRMYHPIVASLAETGDLLDVRLREGNVHSANGALEFIDELLGRVEKEVCEVAAVRFDAGFPEEKLLAKLEERGTPYVARVRNTSVLQREAALPRFMNSGVPQGSRAPTCTNGSTRRRAGAVRGAWCW